The genome window tgcgttccaccacccggccggagatttcctctccgacattcatACTTTCTTGTATCGATTACTAAATTCTATGTCTATGTTCTAACTGTGTCCTTTGTCAGTGCTATACTGTCCCAATTTACACAACAGCAGATGAACCGTTATGAGTCATTCCGAAGATCTGGATTTCAGAAATCTAACATGAAAAGGGTATGGCTTCACTTATTAATCATAGAAATGTAGCAAAAATGCAAATACCCACTTACATTACAGCTCCATTCCTTACACCTAACACTTGTAGGTGTGAGTCCATAAGGAATTGAGATGCAAGTGGATATTTGAACTTTGAAATTCCCTGACTTGTAGCGGTGTCTTTTCTATTTTCCTATATCAAATGATCTAACCTCATGCATTATTTATATTTCTCCCAGTATTCCTCAATAATTGAATTTGtaaatgaatatatgaaacaCATTAGTGCTAGCTGCTAAAGAACTAAGTCGTGTAAAAAATACTTTGCTCAAGATGCCTTATATGAAACACATTGAGATGGTCGTGTATGTTACATGTATtgatttttatttttcctataaaATTGCTTGGATAACTACTTGGTGGGTAGTTTTTAGCTTGTTTTCTTCATCATGTTGTACTCTGAAAGTTTCATGTCCATACCAATTAATAAATAGGATAGAGGGTGTATGATAACAAACTTGAATATTTTTGTCATGTATTTGGTATTGAGTAGCTCAACCAGTCTGCAACCAGATTTGTAGTGTTGATCCATATTGTGTTTACTTACAGCTGTTGGCAAGCATCACTGGAAGTCAGAAGATTTCTATCCCTACTTCAATTGTGGTATCGGGAATCGCCAAAATATTTGTTGGTGAGCTAATTGAAACAGGCAAGTTCAGAATAGTCGTGTTGTTTACTTTGTTTCTATGGAATCGAATCTGCTACAGCGTTGCTGAATTGTATGTTTTGTACTTTGTCTAAGCATGATAGTGAACCTACAGCTGTAATCTTAACTAGTATGATTTTGTGTTTTAGTTTGCCTTTTGTTTCTGTTTGGAATCAGAGGCCCATTTTCTTCTTTCCACCTCACTATGTTACAAGGAACCTGCTAGCAGAGCAGACTTTAGGTTTGACAAAAGTCTTCAGGGTGGATTTCTTGATTGTTGTTTTCCCTTAACAATTTCATCGTGTGTATTGCAGCAAGAGTGGTCATGAGCGAGAGGAAGGATTCAGGACCCATTAGGCCTTGCCACATCAGGGAGGCATACAGAAGATTGAAGCTTGAAGGGAAGATCCCACGGCGATCTGTTCCTAGGCTCTTCCGCTAGAATTGAAGCATGTATATTACACATGTGTCTGGAGTCCTGACAGATGTGTGCCATGAGGTGAGGAGTTTCTAGTACCAGCTTGTTGCAGTTTCTGGACAGAAACCTGACCAGACTCTCACAGCTTCTGTTGAGAAATCCTGTCAAATGTCATATCATCTTTAAGATGGAATTAGAAAGAGTTAAAACGTCCCTACCACGGGGCCTAAAATCGCCTGGGGTTGTTATTTGTACTGAGGGCTACTTTGAAAACCTCAAATCCCCttcgggattggaggggattgaggtggaaatgaactaattttctcttgagtttccaaactagccctctgTGATTGTGTAGAATCTGATTTCCATGCGCTATTTGGATGCAAGAGTTGAGTGGCGTGTTATTGTTCACATTATGGTGTGTTTGGTTAGGGAGTCAAATAAGATGGAGAGCGGCTCCATTCTAGTTTTTGAGAATTGAGCTATTTTATTCTGTGTTTGGCAAGTAGAACAGAACCGCTCTATTTTTTGATTGGTTGAAGAGCAGAATAAAGCGGAGCCGCTCTATTTATTGTTTGGTCGATCGTTTTGGTGGAGCGAGGCATCCCAAATAATTGCCATATATAGACTTCTGTTTTGGTGGAGCGAGAGCATCCCAAATAATTGTCATATATAGACTCGAGACTCAGCTCTCCTCTGTTGGAAACCAAACATCTAAAAAATAAGAATGTAGCCGCTCTATTCCTCTCCGCTCCTCAATCAAACACATCATATATGTGCCTTTCCAGTACTAGATAGAGACTAGAGGTCGGTTGTTAACATTTTGGTGCTCCTTTTAGGCTAACTTCAACCATTTCCCCTTCCAAACAAGCTCATTCGTACTTTCTATTCTTATTTTCTATTCTTATTTAAATAGTCTCTCCTTAACTATTTTTCTGTCTATTTCATCTCCTCTCCATCATTTACTCTTTAACCGAACTATTTAACTTTTCTATATTAGTTTTTACAGTTTTTAAAATACTATTATATTTGAGTACCATAATACATATTATTATTAGGTAATTAAACTTAAAATGAGTTAATTTGGCAATTAAATGTATCGATTCATGGAAGGGAGAGATTAGAGCTCCTCTTCCATTGGGGGATTCACCGTCCCCTTGCATTCAGGGTTAGTGGCGGGAGGGGGAGCCATTGCTGCTAGCCGGGGCGTCGGAGCTCACCCTATAGGCTACAGCTGAATAGGGGAGAGCTCCCTACCGTTAAAGATTGTACCCTATTTTTCAAGTGATTTCTATTTTCCTAAgaaaaaattagtttatttttccttTGGAAAATAAGAATTCCTTTGAAAAATGAAGTTGCCAAACTAGCTCTTAACGGTGCATACTCTTCGATTTGGAGTGGCGACTCGTTCTGACAAAGCGCTCAGACTCAAATACATGCAGCGGTGATGAAAGCAGTGATTGAAAACACTTGTTGCGGGCAAAAGTAGGAAACTTGCAACAGGATTTGTGAAGAGATCGACAGCTTTGGCCAGGCCTCCCCAGATGGTCGGATCTTTGCAGATTAATGTGTTCGTCATTCATTATGCTGATGATGATGCCAATCGTATTATAGGTGCGGTGTAGGCAAGGATATACCTTAATTTCGTGCTGAGCCAAGCAAATCAAACATAGGGAAGAACTAAGAAAATAGACCAGAAACTTCATATGCTTTGTGGATTTACTACTTTTAGGCAGGCGAATTTGTTGATCAATGATTTCCAGACCTAGCGAAACCTTGAGAAGGGTATCTCCGAAGACAGCCGGAATCGATTGAACTTCCTCGTGATCATAGATATGCGAACATGTTGAAGATAGATGTACAACGAGCTCAGGAGATGTGTCGATTGTCGTAGGCAGGCACAAACACTAATGTATGGCTATTGCCACTCGAGTCTAATGAATCATAAGCATACATGGACGCCGATTTAAGACTAGCGCATCCAATACATATGAATTCGATCACAACAAGAACACGGTAAATCGACAAAATCGATTGACAAGTCGGCTAGACTGATTCAACATCTGTTCTTTGCCTCATAGACTTTCAAACACCTCACAGAAAGATTTATCGAACAAGGACACGTAGAGGTTGTCTTATGACAAATAAAGCTAGCTAAAAACATCGTAAAGTCTTGCCGGGAGACATGCCGAACAacaatattgtcggcgtttcgagaccggggggtccctaagccgacgagtgaatgtgtcgcgtgccccagcccagatgggtcgagcgcgtgggcgagcgcgaaggggggaagcgaggtggccggagacgggcgtgagagaggtggaaatcccgtggccttcgtgttcgtcccgcgcccaggtcgggtgcgcttgcagtagggagttacaagcgtccacgcgggtgagggaagcgagcggccccaagagagcgcctgtctcgtcctcgtccccgcgcggccaaccctctctaagagggccctggtccttccttttataggtgtaaggagaggatccaggtgtacaatgggggtgtagtagagtgctacgtgtctagcgggggagagctagcgccctaagtacatgccaatgtggcagccggagagatcttggcacccagct of Zea mays cultivar B73 chromosome 8, Zm-B73-REFERENCE-NAM-5.0, whole genome shotgun sequence contains these proteins:
- the LOC100285251 gene encoding transcription initiation factor TFIID subunit 11, with product MKDPFEADVEEQDSPPESPAPPEDEPGAAGPAEDPEDYDGGPPPRQPSAPASHAAGAKAKARVHREQQEDDDEDEDQIEVDLEKLPSSTGDPDKLAKMNAILSQFTQQQMNRYESFRRSGFQKSNMKRLLASITGSQKISIPTSIVVSGIAKIFVGELIETARVVMSERKDSGPIRPCHIREAYRRLKLEGKIPRRSVPRLFR